GAACATAAAGAAAGGGCTCCTGGTAACACAGTCCGCTTAGGGGCAAAGACCGGCTCATCAACGTTGCCATGGATTCCAAGGCCGACGACGATGACATTTCGCGCCTGACCGTCACCTCCAAAGCAGGCCTGGGCAGCACTTTCAAGGAAATTTCAAGTAGCACCCCCATTGTCCCCAAAGACCCCGCCAATAACCGGGACAAATCGAACCCGGCAACGTTTTTCATTACTCGGCCGCCGAAAGCAAGCACTTCGCCCCGGCCCGTGACCATCTTCACCCCCAAGACAAAATCCCGCACCGCGCCGGTAAACGGCCTTCTAGGCCCAGACAACCCCGACGCCACCGCGCCACCCAAAGTGGCGGCACCAAAATGCGGCGGCTCGAAAGGCAGCATTTGCCCCTCATCGGCCAGCAGCGACTCCAGTTCCGCCAGTGGCGTGCCACAACGGGCGGTCAAAACCAGTTCCCCAGGTTCATATTCGATAATCCCCTGGTGACCTGATACCGGCAATGGTTCTCCCACAGGCTCGCGTCCGTAGAAAGACTTGCTACCACCGCTCACAATATTGAGCGTCTGGCGCCGGGTGATTGCCTCGGAGACTCGCGCCTGGATTTCCTGGGTCAAATCCGTAGCTTTAAGATTGTTTTCTTTCATTGTGGCTCACGGACATTGGCATTAAAACCTCAATAAATTTTTGACACACCAAATACTTGTTTCCAAACTTCAAACCACCTAGGTATTCCGGTTCGCCATCATGCCCCCAACGGCGAGCCGAACCGAAAGTCCAGTGGACTTTCGCAAGTCGGGAGAGCGCCCGGATAGCGATATCCGGGCGGGGCTTTCACGCAAAACAGGACAGTATCGCGTGAAAGGTTTACGGCGCCCCGCGGATAGCGGGCCGGAACGCCGAACCTTACCGGCATAGACATGCTACGTCGCGCATTCTTTCTCTTAGAAGTAAACTTAGAATCTCTCCAACTCTGGATGCAGTAACTGCCCTTTATGTACGTGCATGGCGCCAAACTCGGCACAACGGGCCAACGTTGGCACCGCTTTACCGGGGTTCAACAAACCCTTGGGATCAAAGGCTTTTTTCACCGCTTGAAATTGGTGTAACTCTCCGACACCAAACTGGATGCACATTTGATTGATCTTCTCAATCCCCACCCCATGCTCACCGGTAATCGTGCCTCCGACCTGGATACATAACTCTAGAATTTCCGCGCCTAGTTGTTCGGTGCTTTCCAGTGCGCCGGGCAAGCTGCCATCGTAGATAATCAAGGGGTGCAGATTACCATCCCCGGCATGAAAAACATTGGCCACTTTCAGTTGATATTTTTCCGACAACCTGGCAATGCCTGCCAATACTTCGGCCAAGCGGTGGCGGGGAATGGTGCCGTCCATGCAGTAATAATCGGGGGTAATTTTACCCATGGCCGGAAAAGCCGCCTTGCGGCCCGCCCAAAAACGGCGGCGTTCTTCTGCGTCCCGGGACACTCTGACTTCAAAAGCGCCGGCTTGTTCCAGTACCCCCTTGGCCATTATCACCTCATCTTCCACTTGCGCAGCCGGGCCATCTACTTCGCACAGTAAAATGGCTTCCGCTTCCAGTGGGTAGCCCACCTGCATGAAATCCTCCACCGCATGAATGGCAAAGCGGTCCATCATTTCCAATCCGGCTGGCACCAGACCCGCTCGGATGATTGCTGCTACCGCATCCGCAGCCCTGCCAATATCATCGAAAGCCGCTAACAAGACCCTGGCTGACTCCGGGACGGGGAGTAATTTGACGGTGATCTCCGTCACCACCCCCAACATGCCCTCAGAACCTGTCATCAACGCCAGCAAATCCAGACCAGGACCCTCCAGGCCAGCCCCGCCCACGACCACTTCCTCCCCTTCAATAGTCAGGAATTTGAGGCGCTGGATATTATGCACTGTTAACCCGTACTTGAGGCAATGCACGCCACCGGCATTTTCCGCCACGTTGCCGCCAATGCTGCAGGCAATTTGCGAGGATGGGTCAGGGGCGTAATACAGTCCAAATTCCGCCGCCGCCTGGCTGATTGATGCATTGGTCACGCCAGGTTCTACCCTTGCGGTTCGATTCTCAGGGTCAATTTCCAAAATCCGGTTCAGGCGCGCCAGGCTCAGCAAGACGCCATTGTCCAACGGCAGCGCCCCGCCGGAAAGACCAGTACCTGCTCCCCGGGCCACCACCGGCACACCGCGCGTGTGACACTCGATCAACACCGAACGCACTTGTGCTTCGGTTTCCGGCAATGCCACCAGCCAGGGGACTTGTTGATAGGCGTACAGCCCATCACATTCATAAGGGCGCAGTTCGCTTTCTTCCCATAACAATCCCTCCGCGGGCAGGTGAGGTTGCAGTGCGCGAATCATGGTTTCGCGGGGCACCTGATGATGGATTCGTTCCGAGGGATGAAATTGAAATGTCATGAAGCGTCACGTGCGTCGACAGGTGGGTGAATCACAAACAGGCGAAACAGAATAAAACCCGCGGCAAAGCCCCCCAGATGCCCCCACCAGGCGATATCAGAAAATGCCTCGCGGGTTGCCAGCGCTGTGGTCGCATTATAAGCCTGAATAATGACCCACAACCCCAAAAAAGCGATGGCAGGCACCGGCACAAACAGAGGAAACGGAAAAATCCAAATGATAATCCGAGCGTAAGGGTACAGGTAAAAATAGGCCGCCAAAATCCCTGCAATCGCGCCAGAAGCGCCAAGGGCCGGTGTAATGGAACCCCGGTTGATCCACAGATGGACAAAATTCGCCAGTACGCCGCAAATCAAGAAGAATATCAAGAAACGCCATGGGCCCATGCAGTCTTCCACATTATCGCCAAATATCCACAACATCCACAGATTGAAAATCAAATGCAAGCCGCTGCCATGGAGAAATAAATTGGAGACAAAAGGCAAGTAGTTATCACCAGCCAAACCAACCCATTGGGCCCATTCAGGCTGGGTATAACGGGCGGGAACCAAACCATAGAGATAGAAAATTTGATAGCGGACGTCATCCGGCAACAACCAGGTAAAAACAAATACCGTGGCATTGACGCCAATCAGCATCCATGTCATCCACGGCGTGCGGCGGCAAGGAACGGTATCCCGGAAAGGAATCATGACGGCTTGTCTGCTTCAATCCTGCGGCGGAAATCGATAAAAGTATCAATGGCCCCCAACAATGCCAACCCCATTACCCCATATTGCGGCATGAACAGCAGCAAACCGTAAACCGGAACCATCAAAAATCCTGTCAATCCTTGTTTGACCAGCATGCCATGTAATACCGCCAGGCCCTGGAACAAATAAATCATCATGGCGACCATGAGCAAATCCACCATTAATATTTTATTAACGGTGCCGGCTAGCCATATCAGCAACACCGCCCCCAAAAGCATGGACCGAGGCAGACGCAACTGGCAAAATTCTTTCTGAAAGCCGCCTGGATTGTACAAAATCGCTTGCCACCAACGGGCAAGCAACAACGCACTAACCACAGAGGCGGTATAAAGCATTGCCACCAGCCCGTTAAACAATCGCAGGGTGCCATCGTGCTTGAAGCCTTCCACGGTGGCTCCCTTCACATTGGCCACCGCCTGCTGCAACCATTGCTCCCAAAAGGCCACCACATCCCCGGTTAAACTGTGCACCACAGCCACATAGGCCAACATAAAAGCCGCTACCGCTAACAGCGCAAATCCCTGAGAATAAGTCCGGCGCAGCACTTCCGCCGCAACCATCACGGGCGGCCACAGCACGATAGCCAAGGGAAAAGGAAAACCCGGCCTGGGCGGCAGCGCCATGAAAATCCCCAAGGTAACAACAGCGGCGGCAATGAAAATAACTATCCCTTCCAGCCATCCGTTGCGAAGCGTCACCAGTGCAATTACCGCGGCGCTGAGTATCACCATCGGTACAAAATACACCCCCGTAAGCGCAAACAGACTCGCCAGAACCACCGCGCGCCAGCGTGCCCCCATGATAAAAGCCGCGAATTCGTACACTCTCTTCTCCCTTCCATCGTTACCAGGTTTCCAGGGATGATAGGCAATCGCCGCTGGAATCTCAACCGACGAACCCTTGAATCGAAACATGAAATTATGGGATCATTCAATATTTTGCAAATTATTGAACAAGGTACAATCAATGGCAGGTCGTAATCATCTTTATGTTCCCGGTCCCACCAATACCCCGGACAGCGTGCTCAGCGCCATGCACGTGCCCATGGAAGACCATCGGGCCCCGGATTTCCCCAAACTGGTCAAACCCCTACTGGAAGATCTGAAAAAAGTATTCCGCACGGAAACCGGCCAGACTTTCATTTTCCCGGCTACCGGCACCGCCGGTTGGGAAATCGCCATGAACAACACCCTGTCGCCCGGCGATAAAGTTCTCTCTTACCGTTTCGGCCAATTCAGCCATCTTTGGATTCAGTCCGCGCAAAGGATGGGGCTGGATGTGGAATATCATGAAGTCCCCTGGGGAGAAGGGGTTCCCCTCGACCATTTGGCCAATCGCCTGAAGGAAGACAGCAACCATGAAATCAAGGCCCTGCTGATTTGCCATAATGAAACCGCGACCGGCGTGACCAATGATCTGGCCGCCATCCGCAAGGCCCTGGACGAAGCCGGACACCCCGCTTTATTCATGACCGACGGTGTCAGCGCCATTGGCAGTATTCCTTTCTTTATGGACGATTGGGGCGTGGACGTCGCCCTGACCGGTTCTCAAAAAGGATTGATGCTGCCTGCTGGCAATGCTTATTTGTGTTTCAGCCAGAAAGCACTGGAAATGCGCCATAGCGCGAAACTGCCCCGCAGTTTCCTCAACCTGGAAGATCATATCCAGGCCAACAAAGACGGTTACTTCCCTTACACTCCCAATACCGCCATGCTGCACGGTCTGCGCAAAGTGCTGGACCTGCTGCTGGAAGAAGGCATGGACAATGTTTACGCCCGCCACCACCGGCTGGCGGAAGGCGTCCGCCGCGCGGTGATTGACGGCTGGGGATTGGAGCTGTGCGCCAAGGATCCCAAATGGTACTCGGACACCGTCACCGCCATTGTGGTGCCGGAAGGCTTCGATGCCCGCGATGTGATGCACGTGGCCTATCACCGCTACAACCTGTCCCTTGGCGCCGGATTGACCGAAGTTGCCGGCAAGGTGTTCCGTATCGGTCACTTGGGCGACTTGAACGAACTAATGTTGGCCAGCGCGATAGTAGGTTCTGAAATGGCCATGCGGGATGTAGGCATCGATCTCAAGCCCGGTAGCGGCATTACCGCCGCCATGGAATACTGGCGCGATACCGCCGCGCCGTTACCGGCTTGATATGACCACCCGCCCTACCGTCATTCTCACTCGCCGTTGGCCCCCTTCGGTGGAAGCCCAATTACGGCGACGCTATGAGGTTACCCTCAACGAGGATGACCATCCCTTTTCCAGCCAGGATTTGCAATCCGCATTACAGCATTATGACGCTGTCTGCCCCACGGTGACCGATTCCATCACTGCCGAAGTTTTGAATACAACCCCATTGCGCTGCCGGATTCTGGCCAACTACGGCGTGGGCGTGAATCATATCGACCTGGAAACCGCCGCTGCCAAAGGCATCACCGTTACCAATACACCTGGCGTTCTGACCGACTGTACCGCCGACATTGCCATCACCCTGCTGCTGATGGCCGCCCGCCGGGCAGGCGAAGGAGAACGGGAGGTACGGGCAGGCCGGTGGCGCGGCTGGCGGCCCACCCATCTTTTGGGAACCAAAGTTACCGGCAAAACCTTGGGCATCATTGGCATGGGGCGGATTGGCCAGGCGGTGGCCAAGCGCGCCCGTCACGGTTTTGGCATGAAAATTCTCTATTTCCACCCCCGCCCTGTTGCCGATGAAACGCTTACCGGGCTGGATGCCACTGCCTGCGCCAGTATCGATGAACTGCTCCCTCAATGTGATTTCGTTTCCCTCCATTGCCCCGGTGGACAACGCAACTTTCATTTGATTGACGCCCACCGGCTGGCGTTGATGCCATCCCATGCCTTTTTAATCAATACCGCCCGGGGGGATGTGGTGGATACCGAGGCGTTGATTCAAGGACTCAAGGAGGCTGCTATTCGAGGCGCCGGCCTGGATGTTTACGAAAACGAACCACAAATCGATCCCCGCTTACTTGCATTGGACAATGTCGTCCTGTTACCTCATCTTGGCAGCGCTACCGAAGAAACCCGGGAAGCGATGGGCCTTAGGGTGTTGACTAATCTGGATGCCTTTTTCTCAGGCCAAACCCCGCCAGACATAGTAGCTTGACACGATGTGGCCTGCCCAACACCTGCCCCTGCCACCCGATCAGCTGCAATCCCTGGCTGAGAAGGTACAGCCTGCGTTTTCAGCCAAATGCCGGTCATTAAAGCTCGACACCGACCTCAGCCCTCTTTTACCCTCTGTCTATCTTCCCTTGGCAGCCTGGGTAAATCGGCAAAAATCAGACAGCCCTTTGGTCTTGGGCATCAACGGCGCTCAAGGTTCTGGAAAGTCCACCTTGGCGGCCCTGTTGCAAACCATTTTGGCCGACGGGTTTCAGCAGCGAGTGGCGGGCTTTTCCGTTGACGATATTTACAAAACCCGGGCGCAGCGGGAACAACTGGCCAAAACCGTTCATCCCCTGCTTATTACCCGGGGCGTCCCCGGCACTCACGATGTGGCGCTGGGTATCCGCACCATCGAAGCACTCAAACAAGCCCGGCCAACCGATGAAATCCCCATCCCCGCCTTCGATAAAGCCATCGACGACCGCAAACCCGTGGAAGAATGGCCGATCTGGAAGGGACCTGTGGATATCATTTTGTTTGAAGGTTGGTGCGTCGGCGCCAGACCCCAGCCAGAGGCCATGCTCGCCGACCCTGTCAACGAACTGGAGGCCAGGGAGGATCCGGACGGCACATGGCGCCGCTATGTCAATGACCAACTCAAAGGCCCTTACCAAGCCTTGTTCGCCCTGCTCGACCGCCTGATCATGCTCAAAGTACCTGACATGGCGGCGGTGTTCCGCTGGCGGCTGGAACAAGAACGAAAACTGGCTGAACTTTACCGCCACAATCCCGGCCAAAGGCTTAAATTAATGAACGAGAACCAACTCCGCCGGTTCATCCAACACTACGAAAGACTCACCCGTTGGATGTTGGAGGACTTACCCTCCCACGCCGACATCGTTTTGCATTTAAATCACGCGCATCAAATCCACCAAATCCAAGTCAATACGCCACCATGCCAACCCTGAAACAAGTTCTGTTCGCTTCAATCCAATATCCCTTGCCCCATCACGCCCTGTCGCGCTCGATGGGCAGGCTCACCCATTGCCGCATCCCCTGGGTCAAAAACCTGCTGATCAAAGGGTTTGTGTGGCTGTATGACATAAACCTGGACGAAGCCATTAGTGCCGATCCTAACGATTATGCCTGTTTTAACGACTTTTTTACCCGCGGGCTAAGACCGCAGGCACGCCCCCTTTGCAACGAACCCGATAAAATTGTGAGCCCCGCCGACGGGTTCATCAGCCAACTGGGCAACTTGACCGGTCAATGGCTGATTCAGGCCAAAGGCAAGGACTTTTCCTGCCAGGCACTATTGGGAGGAGACGCCGCCGTATCCCGCCCTTTCGAAGACGGTGAATTTGCCACCATTTACCTTTCCCCCCGCGACTATCACCGGCTCCACATGCCAGTGGATGGCACCTTGAAAACCATGATCCATATTCCAGGACGCCTGTTCAGTGTCAATCAAGCCACTACCAACGTGGTGGATGGATTGTTCGCCCGTAATGAACGGGTCGTTTGTGTGTTCGATACGCAAGCCGGACCCATGGCGCTGGTGTTGGTGGGAGCCTTGTTTGTCGCCAGCATTGAAACCGTGTGGCACGGCGTCGTCACCCCACCCTCTGGCCATGAAGTCCGGCGCTGGCATTACGAAGGGCAAAACATTCAACTCCGCCGTGGCGAAGAAATGGGCAGATTTAACATGGGCTCCACCATTATCGTGCTGTTTGGCAAAGAAGCGGTGCAATGGCTGGATTTTAAGCCGGGGCAAGCCATTCAAATGGGACAGCCTATCGGCAGTCTTATAATGAGCTGACAAGAACCGGTTCACTTCCCTTCCTGACTGTCAAATAGATTCTAAATTTTGACCCAAAACAAGATTAGGGTGAAAAAGCCTGACTGACTTATCTAATAGTTGCTAAAATCTCACAAATTGTGGTTTGTAGTAACAATTTTTTAGAGGTTTGAATGACACTTTGGAATGACTTCAAGCAATGGAAACGCCGCGCCATCATTAAGACCGGCAAACGCGTCACCCGCGCCATCGACAAATTTCTCGCCAGTCAGTCTTTGGTCGGCGACCCTCCGTCATTTGACCCCAGCCAATTCGACTGGGTAAAAACTCTGGAAAATAACTGGCAACCCATCCGCAAGGAAGCCGAGCAGTTGCTGAAAGAGCGCGAGCTTATCCCGGCTTTTCACGAAATCTCCCCGGACCAGACCCGGATTTCCAAGGGGGGTCATTGGAAAACCCACATTCTATACGGCTTCGGCCGCCGGATTGAAACCAATTGCCAGCGCTGCCCGGAAACCGCCAAGGTGCTGGAATCCATACCCGGCATGATGACCGCCTGGTTTTCCATGATTGATCCCGGCTATCACATTCCGCCCCACCGGGGACCGACTAAAAGTTTCCTAGTTTGCCATTTGGGCCTGCTTGTCCCCAAGGACAAAGACAAATGCTATCTGCGGGTGGCGGACCGCAAGCTGACCTGGGAAGAAGGCAAGTGTTTTGTGTTCGATGATACTTTCGATCATGAAGTGCGCAATGATACTGACGAACACCGGGTGGTGTTGTTGGTGCATGTGGAACGCCCCATGCGGGCACCCGGCAGAATTCTCAGCAAGTTATTCATCGCTCTGATTAAAGCGTCGCCGTATGTGAAAGACGGCGTTAAAAACATGAAAAAATGGGAAGACCGCTACGCTGCCGCACTGCGCCGGATGGAAAATCAAGCGGTTCCTCAAGATTGACAGGATTTAATGAACGCACCAGCACTTAAAACTCCCCCCCCGCCAGCTCTGCCGTTTTTTCCCGACTTTTTCATTGTCGGCGCGCCCCGCTGCGGCACTACCGCCATGAGCCACTATCTCGCTCACCATCCGGAGATCTGCTTTTCCCGCCCCAAGGAACCCCATTACTTCAGTTTATTGCAAAAAATTCTGCCTGGCCTGGATTTGGAAAAGCATTATCTTGGTCATTGTTTCAACCATTATGACCCAGCCCAACACCAAGTGCTGGGAGAAGGCTCCGTTTCTTATTTATACGACACTCAAGCCATTGAACACATTCTCCACCTCAATCCCAGCGCCAAATTCATCATCATGGTGCGCAACCCGGTGGACATGGTGTATTCCTACCACGCCCGCCTGGTGGCGCTGCTGGATGAAACGGAGGAAGACTTCGGCAAGGCGTGGCGGCTTCGTCATCAGCGCGCCCAGGGCAAATCCATCCCCAAAACCTGCCGCGATCCTTTTTTGCTTCAGTATGAGGAAGTGGGAAAAACAGGAAAGTATCTACAGCAACTTTTCCATATCGCCGGCCGGGATCGGTGCCTGGTCATTGTTTTTGATGACTTTGTCTCCAACCCAAGAGAAAGCTATTTGAAAATACTGGATTTTATCCAGATCAAGGACGATGGTCGCACTGAGTTTTACCCAGTGGAAAGCAACAAATACGCCCGCTCCAAGCTCCTGCAAAGAATACTGAAACGGCCTCCTGTCCGAGTAGCGAGCTTTGTCGCCAACTTGGAATATCAAAAAAAGCGGAAAAAACTCAAAAAAAAAATCCCCTATCAAGCGCCTGCGCAAATGGCTGTTGAAAAAAAACACCGTCATTAAAAAACGTCCACCCCTGGATAATGGTCTGCGGGAAGAATTGAAGGAAACCTTTCACGAAGATGTGATGCTGCTCTCCCGGCTGCTGAACAGGGACTTGAGTCACTGGTCGTAATCCACATTTAAAGCCCTTTTATTCAGGATCGTTCTATTCTTTAGTTTTTGCGCAATCCATCGCTCGATGATTTTGGCGGTACATCCTTGAATCACAGTAATCTCTGGGTTAATCATAGGAAGACGCTGAATAATTCAACAATCCCTTAGTTTGCAGTCGGCACAGCTTAGGAGGACAATAACGCAACACATTTTTTGTTGTTGCTCTACCATGTCAAGCCTCCAGATTTCTCAACCGACTGACCAGCGACTGGCATCAGAGGTATTAAACCTAATTCGATCGGTTGCCGCCGAGCTCAAGCTGCCTGAAAGCCGGTTACAATCATTGAATTTGGATACCTCCTTTGACCGGGAACTTGGGCTGGATAGTCTGAGCCGGATGGAAATTTTGGCCCGGATTGAAAAACATTTCCAAATCAGCCTGCCGGAAAAGCTGCTGGTGGAAGCAGAAAGCCCAAGGGATTTGATGTTGGCCATCCTTGCCGCCCAAGGGCAGAGAATCTCTCCTCAACCAGCCCCGGTCGTTCCTTCAGAAACTGGCACTGCCCTTCCCACCCCTGCCCATGCCCTAAGCCTTCTGGAGGTACTATCCTGGCACTGCAAGCATCACCCCCACCGGACTCATATTCAGTTTTACAGTGATGAGGGAGAAGGTAAAACAATTACCTATCAGCGATTATGGGAGCGCGCCAAAAATATCGCCAAGGCCTTGCAGTATTTTGACATTCAGGCGAACGATACAGTGGCCCTCATGCTACCCACTGGCGAGGATTATTTCTTTTCCTTTTTCGGTATATTACTGGCCGGAGCGATTCCAGTACCTATTTACCCACCCGCCCGGCCCAGCCAGATCGAGGATCACTTACTCCGTCACAGCAAAATCCTCGATAACTGCCAGGCCAAAGCTTTGATTACCATTCCAGAGGCCCGTCATGTGGCTCGGCTGCTCAAATCCAGTGTTACCAGCCTGGAGCGAATCATGACGCCGGAACAATTGGAGGAATCCCAACACGGCTTATTACTCATCGCAAAACAACCAGACGATATTGCCTTGCTGCAATACACCTCTGGAAGTACTGGCACCCCCAAGGGAGTCATTCTGAGCCACTTTAATTTATTAAGTAACATCCAGGCAATGGGGGAAACGGTAAAGGCTAACTCCAATGATACTTTCTTTAGCTGGTTGCCCCTCTACCATGATATGGGGCTGATTGGCGCGTGGTTGGGCAGCCTTTATTTCGGCAGCAGGTTGGTGCTCATGTCGCCATTAAGTTTTCTGGCGCGCCCTAGCCGCTGGCTGTGGGGAATCCACCGTTACCGCGCCACCTTAACCGCCGCCCCCAATTTTGCCTACGAACTATACCTGAAACGAACCACCGATGCCGATCTTGAGGGCCTGGATCTAGCTTCATTGAGAGCCATGTTCAATGGCGCGGAACCTGTCAGCCCGTTAACTTTAGAACGTTTTAGCACGCGCTTCGAACAATATGGCCTCAATCGAAAAGTCCTTATGCCGGTTTATGGTTTGGCGGAAAATTCCGTTGGCCTCACCTTTCCGCCCTTGGGACGTGGTCCTTTGGTTGACAGCATTCAGCGGGAGGCTTTTTCCCGCACAGGCCGGGCCGTCCCCTGTTCTAAAGCTGACAAGGCCTTGCATTTTGTCTCCTGCGGTATTCCGCTCGTTGGTCATGAAGTGAGAATTGTAGATCACCAGGGACGGGAATTGCCCGAACGGCAAGAAGGCAGCCTCGAATTCCGCGGCCCTTCCAGCACCCGCGGCTACTACCGCAATCCGGAGGCTACCGCCAAGCTTTTCAATGGCGATTGGCTAATTTCCGGCGACAGAGCCTATATGGCCAATGGTGAGATATATCTTACTGGCCGGGAAAAAGACGTCATCATCCACGCTGGGCGCAATCTCTATCCCCAAGAAATCGAAGAAGCTGTCGGGCAAATCGAGGGGGTCCGCGCTGGCTGTGTCGCCGTCTTCGGCAGCCAGGATCCAAAAACCGGCACCGAACGGCTGGTGATTCTGGCGGAAACCCGGGAAACCGATCCTCAGAAAAAGAAAGCCCTGGAGACAAAAATTAATGAAGTGGTCCTGGCGGTGACAGGTTCTGCCCCTGATAAAGTCATTCTGGCTTTTCCAGGCACGGTACTCAAAACCTCCAGTGGAAAAATTCGCCGCAGTGCTTGCCGGGAACTCTATGAAAAAGGGTTGATTGGCAAACCATTGCCGGTTTGGAAACAGTTCCTCCATCTTGTCCTCGTGGCGGCCCGTACCCAACTAAGGCGATGGTATCTCAGCATTTCAAGTCTGAGTTTCGCGGCATGGGCCTGGCTCATGACCGCCGTGATTGGCGCCGGAGGGTGGCTCGCAGCCCTGGTCATACCTGATGAAGAAAGACGTTGGCGCGCTGTCGCTGGCGCAGCAAGGCTTCTGGCCAGAAGCACAGGCATTCCTTTACGGGTAGAAGGGTTGGATCATTTACCTGAGCCCGGTCAAGCCTGCATTTTTGTCAGTAATCACGCGAGTTATCTAGACGGCGCTGCAGTGATGGCAATCCTACCGCGCCGCTTCAGCTTTGTCGCCAAAAGGGAATTAGCCGACCATATTATTACCGGAATTTTCTTGCGCCGAATTGGGTGTGAATTTGTCGAACGTTTTGCCAGCGACCGCAGCGTTAAGGATGCGCAGCGCTTAACCGAGGCAGCCCTCAATGGTCGTTCCCTGTGGTTTTTCCCCGAAGGCACCTTCACACGTCAACCAGGTTTATTATCCTTTCACTTGGGTGCATTTTTAACCGCCGCTGAAACGGGATTGCCCGTGGTGCCGGTCTCGATTCGCGGCACCCGCTCCATCTTGCGGGCAGAGTCTTGGTTTCCCCGCCGCGGTATAATCCAAATTAGCATCAGCCCAGCAATCGACCCTAAGCAAATTCAGCGGCAACTGGCATCGCCTTCCACTTGGTCTGTGGCGGTACAACTACGAGATCAAGCCCGCCACGCCATTCTCAGGAAACTGGGAGAACCCGATCTCAGTCACGAGAAATCCCCTTTATTGAGAGGCTAAGACAAATATGATAGTTTTCTTACACCACTTTCGCTCTTAAGGAGGAGAAACCATGTTTCCCATTCGCGACGAGAACCCGGTTCTGCGTACCCCGATTGCCACCATTTTCATTATTATTTTAAATGTGCTGGTCTGGGCAGGACTGCAAGGGTTTGGCCAGCCTATGACCTTACTGCAATCTCTATGCGATTGGGCCTTAATTCCCGGAGAACTGTTTGGGAAAATCCCGGAAGGCGAGGCTATTCCATTGGGCCCTAACGTGGAATGCGTATTGGAAAACCGCAGTCCTTGGCTGACTATTTTCACCTCCATGTTCATGCACGGCAGCTGGTTTCACCTGATTGCCAACATGTGGTTCCTGTGGATATTTGGCGATAACGTGGAAGATGCCATGGGGTCAGAGCGGTTCATCGTTTTTTACTTGCTTTGCGGATTGGCGGCGGCCGCGGCGCAAATTCTAGGCGATCCGTCCAGTACTATTCCCATGGTAGGCGCATCCGGCGCCATTGGTGGTGTCATGGGTGCTTATGCCCGCTTATATCCCAATGCCCGGGTGGAAAATCTCGTATT
This is a stretch of genomic DNA from Methylothermaceae bacteria B42. It encodes these proteins:
- the glcE gene encoding glycolate oxidase, whose product is MKENNLKATDLTQEIQARVSEAITRRQTLNIVSGGSKSFYGREPVGEPLPVSGHQGIIEYEPGELVLTARCGTPLAELESLLADEGQMLPFEPPHFGAATLGGAVASGLSGPRRPFTGAVRDFVLGVKMVTGRGEVLAFGGRVMKNVAGFDLSRLLAGSLGTMGVLLEISLKVLPRPALEVTVRREMSSSSALESMATLMSRSLPLSGLCYQEPFLYVRVAGTENAVAAAIETIEGEAWEEGECFWQDLREQRLPFFTEGTANLWRLSQAPSTPVLDFDGEWLLDWGGAQRWLRSHASAEQLFDYAAQVGGHATLFRTQSPRHRIFQPLPPALARLHRTLKASFDPHGIFNPGRMYEEF
- a CDS encoding D-glycerate dehydrogenase, whose product is MTTRPTVILTRRWPPSVEAQLRRRYEVTLNEDDHPFSSQDLQSALQHYDAVCPTVTDSITAEVLNTTPLRCRILANYGVGVNHIDLETAAAKGITVTNTPGVLTDCTADIAITLLLMAARRAGEGEREVRAGRWRGWRPTHLLGTKVTGKTLGIIGMGRIGQAVAKRARHGFGMKILYFHPRPVADETLTGLDATACASIDELLPQCDFVSLHCPGGQRNFHLIDAHRLALMPSHAFLINTARGDVVDTEALIQGLKEAAIRGAGLDVYENEPQIDPRLLALDNVVLLPHLGSATEETREAMGLRVLTNLDAFFSGQTPPDIVA
- a CDS encoding glycolate oxidase subunit GlcD; amino-acid sequence: MTFQFHPSERIHHQVPRETMIRALQPHLPAEGLLWEESELRPYECDGLYAYQQVPWLVALPETEAQVRSVLIECHTRGVPVVARGAGTGLSGGALPLDNGVLLSLARLNRILEIDPENRTARVEPGVTNASISQAAAEFGLYYAPDPSSQIACSIGGNVAENAGGVHCLKYGLTVHNIQRLKFLTIEGEEVVVGGAGLEGPGLDLLALMTGSEGMLGVVTEITVKLLPVPESARVLLAAFDDIGRAADAVAAIIRAGLVPAGLEMMDRFAIHAVEDFMQVGYPLEAEAILLCEVDGPAAQVEDEVIMAKGVLEQAGAFEVRVSRDAEERRRFWAGRKAAFPAMGKITPDYYCMDGTIPRHRLAEVLAGIARLSEKYQLKVANVFHAGDGNLHPLIIYDGSLPGALESTEQLGAEILELCIQVGGTITGEHGVGIEKINQMCIQFGVGELHQFQAVKKAFDPKGLLNPGKAVPTLARCAEFGAMHVHKGQLLHPELERF
- a CDS encoding serine--glyoxylate aminotransferase, giving the protein MAGRNHLYVPGPTNTPDSVLSAMHVPMEDHRAPDFPKLVKPLLEDLKKVFRTETGQTFIFPATGTAGWEIAMNNTLSPGDKVLSYRFGQFSHLWIQSAQRMGLDVEYHEVPWGEGVPLDHLANRLKEDSNHEIKALLICHNETATGVTNDLAAIRKALDEAGHPALFMTDGVSAIGSIPFFMDDWGVDVALTGSQKGLMLPAGNAYLCFSQKALEMRHSAKLPRSFLNLEDHIQANKDGYFPYTPNTAMLHGLRKVLDLLLEEGMDNVYARHHRLAEGVRRAVIDGWGLELCAKDPKWYSDTVTAIVVPEGFDARDVMHVAYHRYNLSLGAGLTEVAGKVFRIGHLGDLNELMLASAIVGSEMAMRDVGIDLKPGSGITAAMEYWRDTAAPLPA
- a CDS encoding rhomboid family intramembrane serine protease; its protein translation is MIPFRDTVPCRRTPWMTWMLIGVNATVFVFTWLLPDDVRYQIFYLYGLVPARYTQPEWAQWVGLAGDNYLPFVSNLFLHGSGLHLIFNLWMLWIFGDNVEDCMGPWRFLIFFLICGVLANFVHLWINRGSITPALGASGAIAGILAAYFYLYPYARIIIWIFPFPLFVPVPAIAFLGLWVIIQAYNATTALATREAFSDIAWWGHLGGFAAGFILFRLFVIHPPVDARDAS